One stretch of Haladaptatus sp. R4 DNA includes these proteins:
- a CDS encoding NADPH-dependent FMN reductase gives MELDIHVVGLCGCLRDGSETRVALRTALDATESMGATTTLVDLRTYDLPLLDGDEATPPDAEALRETVRDADAVLLATPMYHGSYSSPLKTALDYCGFEEFEGKTVGLLAVSGCGFPTPALEHLRSVCRALNAWTLPVEVGIPDARSNIEDGEITDEDTADRVQRLGERLVLFAGVDEYPEVASTTLESVTGF, from the coding sequence ATGGAACTCGATATTCACGTCGTTGGATTGTGTGGGTGCCTACGCGACGGGAGCGAAACACGAGTTGCCCTCCGAACCGCGCTCGACGCGACGGAGTCGATGGGCGCGACGACGACGCTCGTCGACCTGCGAACGTACGACCTCCCGTTGCTCGATGGGGACGAGGCGACACCGCCCGACGCCGAAGCGCTCCGGGAGACGGTTCGGGACGCCGACGCGGTGCTCCTCGCCACGCCGATGTACCACGGTTCGTACTCCTCGCCGCTGAAAACGGCCCTCGACTACTGCGGATTCGAGGAGTTCGAGGGGAAGACGGTCGGCCTGCTCGCGGTTTCGGGGTGCGGGTTCCCGACTCCCGCGCTCGAACACCTGCGGTCGGTCTGCCGGGCGCTGAACGCGTGGACGCTCCCCGTGGAAGTCGGGATTCCCGACGCCCGCTCGAACATCGAGGATGGGGAAATCACGGACGAAGATACCGCGGACCGCGTCCAGCGACTCGGCGAGCGACTCGTCCTGTTCGCCGGGGTCGATGAGTATCCCGAAGTCGCCAGCACGACGCTCGAATCCGTCACCGGGTTCTGA
- a CDS encoding helix-turn-helix domain-containing protein, with translation MQDDPEPTTYGAVTPDEAFSLIGNDVRAEILRALSDERGGDGTPPTLSFSELRSRVDSEVDSSRFNYHLQQLVGRFVERREDGHSQLVDSVVDPDDGGYALRPEGTMLTRTIRAETATGEATLPPTALDLDCYFCDGTVEATYENALFKIQCADCEYLYEYDLTPPGILNGDAETAISNASEYNRAVRLAFARGVCPLCGNGVGTTFVAPSETGYPRPDRREACINRSCDHCGRIDILRVARRSSPTPAYSRSATSTASTRRRRRSGDSNSPSQTAT, from the coding sequence ATGCAGGACGATCCCGAACCGACGACGTACGGCGCGGTGACGCCGGACGAGGCGTTCAGCCTCATCGGGAACGACGTACGAGCGGAAATCCTCCGGGCGCTCAGCGACGAACGGGGCGGTGATGGAACCCCACCGACGCTCTCCTTCTCGGAACTGCGCTCGCGCGTTGACAGCGAGGTGGACAGCAGTCGGTTCAACTACCACCTCCAGCAACTCGTCGGCCGGTTCGTCGAGCGCCGGGAGGACGGTCACTCGCAACTCGTGGATTCCGTCGTCGATCCCGACGACGGAGGGTACGCATTGCGCCCCGAAGGAACGATGCTGACCCGGACGATTCGCGCCGAAACGGCAACCGGTGAAGCGACGCTTCCCCCTACCGCGCTCGATCTGGACTGCTACTTCTGTGACGGGACGGTCGAGGCGACCTACGAGAACGCGCTGTTCAAGATACAGTGTGCCGACTGCGAGTATCTCTACGAGTACGACCTCACGCCACCCGGAATCCTGAACGGGGACGCGGAAACCGCCATCTCGAACGCCAGCGAGTACAACCGGGCCGTTCGCCTCGCGTTCGCGCGCGGCGTCTGTCCGCTCTGTGGAAACGGCGTCGGGACGACGTTCGTCGCCCCTTCGGAAACGGGATACCCGCGGCCGGACAGGCGCGAAGCCTGTATCAACCGTTCGTGCGATCACTGTGGCCGCATCGACATCCTGCGGGTCGCGAGGCGCTCCTCGCCGACCCCGGCTTACTCTCGTTCTGCCACGAGCACGGCCTCGACGCGACGACGACGCCGATCTGGCGACTCGAATTCGCCATCACAGACCGCAACGTGA